A single region of the Glycine max cultivar Williams 82 chromosome 20, Glycine_max_v4.0, whole genome shotgun sequence genome encodes:
- the LOC100801176 gene encoding nudix hydrolase 2 — protein MMMSSRASKLVSSSLLAASKLLLKSSSSAPPLQTTALVGSMVPKVQGPKHSSGFPRSYMSATLASLAKEEEVPSKGINTLRAIEDQHGGVIVNIENPMDSSVFSSLLEASISQWREQGKKGVWIKLPREHSNLVDSAVKAGFRFHHAEPDYLMLVNWIPNTPDTLPANASHRVAVGAFVMNANREVLVVQESNGRFSGQGIWKLPTGGVDEGEDICTAAVREVKEETGIDTKFVEVIAFKERHKSFFRKSELFFICMLQPHSFKIQRQVSEIEAAQWMAIEDYMAQPFVRENELFDFLTKIGLSKFNGKYSGFSTVLSSTSSCKKSYFYFNNNDAGHI, from the exons ATGATGATGAGTTCTAGAGCTAGTAAGCTTGTTTCTTCCTCCCTTTTGGCAGCTTCAAAATTGTTACTtaaatcttcttcttctgctccTCCACTTCAAACTACAGCTCTTGTTGGCTCAATGGTCCCTAAAGTTCAAG GCCCGAAGCACAGTTCTGGTTTCCCTAGATCATACATGTCAGCTACCTTAGCTTCTCTGGCCAAGGAAGAGGAAGTGCCAAGTAAAGGCATTAATACACTCAGAGCAATTGAAGACCAACATGGGGGAGTTATTGTAAACATTGAGAACCCTATGGATTCCTCAGTTTTCTCTTCTTTGCTTGAAGCTTCAATATCACAATGGAGGGAACAG GGAAAGAAGGGAGTGTGGATCAAGCTGCCCAGAGAACATTCAAATCTTGTGGATTCTGCAGTTAAG GCTGGATTCCGATTCCACCATGCTGAACCAGATTACTTGATGCTCGTGAATTGGATTCCCAATACTCCCGATACACTTCCTGCAAATGCTTCGCACCGCGTTGCTGTTGGTGCTTTTGTCATGAATGCCAATAGGGAG GTGCTTGTGGTTCAGGAGAGCAATGGCAGGTTTAGTGGCCAAGGAATCTGGAAGTTGCCTACCGGAGGCGTTGATGAA GGTGAAGATATTTGTACTGCTGCAGTTAGAGAAGTCAAAGAAGAGACAGGG ATAGATACAAAGTTTGTGGAGGTCATAGCATTCAA GGAAAGGCATAAATCTTTCTTCCGAAAATCAGAGTTGTTCTTCATTTGCATGTTGCAACCTCATTCCTTTAAAATTCAGAGACAAGTTTCAGAAATTGAGGCAGCTCAG TGGATGGCAATTGAGGATTACATGGCCCAGCCTTTTGTCCGAGAAAATGAGCTATTTGACTTTCTTACCAAAATAGGGTTATCAAAATTTAATGGCAAATACAGTGGCTTTTCCACCGTACTCTCTAGCACTTCCTCTTGCAAGAAATCTTACTTTTACTTCAACAACAACGACGCTGGTCACATTTAG